In Macadamia integrifolia cultivar HAES 741 chromosome 1, SCU_Mint_v3, whole genome shotgun sequence, a single window of DNA contains:
- the LOC122083689 gene encoding transcription factor SRM1-like, whose amino-acid sequence MTTEETSSSSLWSWEQEKAFENALAIHPEDSKDLWEEIAAAVPGKTVAEIKHHYELLVEDINGIESGRISLTSYTSSSEGSTDQTAEAGTSKKGSHYSLFHNESNHGGKTSRSDQERRKGIAWTEEEHRLFLLGLDKYGKGDWRSISRNFVVSRTPTQVASHAQKYFIRLNSMNRDRRRSSIHDITNVGSGDISAPQGPITGQTNGSSAADSGESSLTPPQAPASAPGVGVYGTTIGQPIGGHIISAVGTPLSLPGPPHMAYGVRPPVPGPIVPGAPMNMAPMTYPMPHTSAHR is encoded by the exons ATGACGACAGAAGAGACGAGCAGTAGCTCCTTGTGGAGTTGGGAGCAGGAGAAAGCATTTGAGAATGCCCTTGCAATTCATCCTGAGGATTCCAAGGATCTGTGGGAGGAGATTGCAGCTGCTGTACCAGGGAAAACCGTTGCAGAGATCAAACATCATTATGAGCTTTTAGTTGAAGATATTAATGGGATTGAATCTGGGCGTATTTCTCTGACTTCCTATACTTCTTCTTCAGAGGGTTCAACAGACCAGACAGCTGAGGCTGGGACTAGTAAAAAGGGAAGCCACTATAGCCTATTTCATAATGAATCTAATCATGGAGGGAAGACATCAAGGTCCGATCAAGAACGACGCAAGGGAATAGCTTGGACTGAGGAAGAGCACAG GTTATTTCTTCTTGGATTGGATAAATATGGAAAAGGCGATTGGCGGAGCATATCTCGAAACTTTGTGGTGTCTAGAACACCTACACAGGTGGCCAGTCATgcacaaaaatattttattcgCCTAAACTCAATGAACAGAGACAGGAGAAGATCAAGCATCCATGACATTACAAATGTGGGGAGTGGAGACATATCAGCACCCCAAGGTCCGATCACTGGTCAAACAAATGGGTCTAGTGCAGCGGATTCAGGTGAATCTTCCCTAACACCACCTCAAGCCCCAGCTAGTGCTCCTGGAGTTGGTGTATATGGTACTACCATAGGCCAACCGATTGGTGGACACATCATTTCAGCAGTTGGCACTCCTTTAAGTCTTCCTGGCCCTCCACATATGGCATATGGTGTGCGACCTCCAGTACCTGGGCCTATTGTTCCTGGTGCACCAATGAACATGGCTCCAATGACATACCCAATGCCACATACATCAGCTCATAGGTGA